From Rhodoferax sp. AJA081-3, the proteins below share one genomic window:
- a CDS encoding alkane 1-monooxygenase, producing MPHTTAAPYRDNKRLAWIVSLLVPLSIAAGPLLWQWHPITLMLWIPVVFTYLVAPLLDFVLGTDTSNPPESAVPALEADPYYRRVTFALLPLLWGAFIYAAWFSQTAPLTWLGLLGLVISTGGVGGFCINLGHEIGHKRAPLERWLAKLILAPTFYGHFTVEHNRGHHRDVATPEDPASSRMGESIWRFVWREMPGAFRRAWALERERMRVDGQAFWSWHNEILQPALITVLLWGSLCVWLGAGVLWFLVPAALWSNFQLTSANYIEHYGLLRQKNAQGRYEPCKPQHSWNSNHVFSNWATFHLQRHSDHHAHPLRRFQSLRHFEEAPQLPNGYFGMFPLAYMPPLWFAVMDKRLLAAVNRDPSRINFDPERRARLIVKYGLRDV from the coding sequence ATGCCCCACACCACTGCCGCACCCTACCGTGACAACAAACGCCTGGCCTGGATCGTGTCGCTGCTCGTTCCGTTGTCCATAGCCGCGGGGCCTCTGTTGTGGCAATGGCACCCGATAACCCTGATGCTGTGGATACCCGTGGTGTTTACCTACCTGGTAGCCCCGTTGCTGGATTTTGTATTGGGCACTGACACCAGCAACCCACCCGAATCGGCCGTGCCAGCCCTGGAGGCCGACCCGTACTACCGGCGCGTAACCTTTGCACTGTTGCCCTTGCTCTGGGGTGCGTTCATCTACGCAGCATGGTTCAGCCAGACGGCGCCGCTGACCTGGCTCGGCCTGTTGGGCTTGGTTATTTCTACCGGCGGCGTAGGCGGTTTCTGCATCAACCTGGGCCACGAAATCGGCCACAAGCGTGCGCCTCTGGAACGATGGCTGGCCAAACTGATCCTGGCACCCACGTTTTATGGGCACTTCACGGTAGAGCACAACCGCGGCCACCACCGCGATGTAGCCACGCCCGAAGACCCCGCCTCGTCTCGCATGGGTGAGTCCATTTGGCGCTTTGTGTGGCGCGAGATGCCCGGTGCCTTTCGCCGTGCGTGGGCACTGGAGCGCGAACGCATGCGCGTTGATGGCCAGGCCTTTTGGTCATGGCACAACGAGATCCTGCAGCCCGCGCTGATAACGGTACTACTGTGGGGCAGCTTGTGTGTATGGCTGGGCGCCGGAGTGTTGTGGTTTTTGGTGCCGGCGGCACTGTGGTCCAACTTTCAACTTACCTCCGCCAACTACATCGAACACTACGGCTTGCTGCGCCAGAAGAATGCGCAAGGCCGGTACGAGCCATGCAAACCCCAGCATTCCTGGAACAGCAACCACGTGTTCTCCAACTGGGCCACCTTCCACCTGCAACGCCATTCAGACCACCACGCCCACCCGCTGCGGCGCTTTCAGTCGCTACGGCATTTTGAAGAAGCGCCACAACTGCCCAATGGCTACTTTGGCATGTTCCCATTGGCCTATATGCCGCCGTTGTGGTTTGCGGTGATGGACAAAAGGCTCTTGGCTGCGGTGAACCGGGACCCGAGTCGGATCAATTTTGATCCTGAGCGGCGGGCACGCCTGATTGTGAAATACGGGTTGCGCGACGTTTAG
- a CDS encoding AraC family transcriptional regulator: MVSTYATAANPSGVHPVYARLLRMLLERSDVDSDRVLASAHLQWDSLVRDEARLESATVVCLVQSAIAATVKPWLGLDLGWQAPISAHGDLAYAAVTAPDLGTALTVLARYGVLRDDTFSWTLDHSPQGATLHAVQRTDWGAANAFVMDTVVAAFLRVIEAALGQWPNGVRLDLPTPRPPWAAQYARVSPLEVRFAQPALSFTFARAALALPCIGSDAQAHANACRACETQLSAIGSAGYTHKVARALANAGAGRYPQLDAVAGQCGVSARTLMRQLRAEGTSFQALLDTDRKARAQWLLQQKRLSVEEVAAQLGYADTSNFSRTVRRWFGVTPRALRQALPS, encoded by the coding sequence ATGGTTTCCACCTATGCAACCGCAGCCAACCCATCTGGCGTCCACCCCGTCTACGCACGGCTGTTGCGCATGTTGCTGGAACGGTCCGATGTGGACAGCGACCGGGTGTTGGCCAGTGCCCATTTGCAATGGGACTCCCTGGTGCGGGACGAGGCCCGGCTGGAGTCCGCTACGGTGGTCTGTCTGGTGCAATCGGCCATTGCCGCTACGGTCAAGCCATGGTTGGGACTGGATTTGGGCTGGCAGGCACCTATCTCGGCGCATGGTGACCTGGCCTATGCCGCCGTCACCGCCCCCGATCTTGGTACGGCCTTGACGGTGCTGGCGCGTTATGGCGTGTTGCGTGACGACACCTTTAGCTGGACCCTGGACCACAGTCCCCAGGGCGCCACCCTGCACGCCGTGCAACGCACCGATTGGGGTGCCGCCAATGCCTTTGTCATGGATACCGTAGTGGCCGCCTTTTTGCGGGTTATTGAGGCCGCGCTTGGCCAATGGCCCAATGGTGTGCGGCTGGACCTGCCAACGCCCAGGCCACCGTGGGCCGCGCAGTATGCGCGTGTATCGCCGCTGGAAGTGCGTTTTGCGCAGCCAGCCCTGTCGTTCACATTTGCGCGCGCCGCACTGGCGCTGCCGTGTATAGGTAGCGATGCACAGGCCCATGCGAATGCATGCCGTGCCTGCGAGACCCAGCTGTCGGCCATCGGATCGGCAGGTTACACCCACAAGGTGGCGCGCGCACTGGCCAACGCTGGTGCGGGACGCTACCCGCAACTGGACGCGGTGGCAGGGCAGTGCGGCGTCTCTGCCCGCACCCTGATGCGCCAGCTGCGTGCCGAAGGCACATCCTTCCAGGCGCTGTTGGATACAGATCGCAAAGCACGCGCACAATGGCTTTTGCAGCAAAAACGTCTGAGTGTGGAAGAGGTGGCCGCGCAGTTGGGTTATGCAGACACCTCCAACTTCAGCCGCACTGTGCGCCGGTGGTTTGGCGTGACACCACGGGCGCTGCGCCAGGCCCTGCCGTCCTGA
- a CDS encoding ABC transporter substrate-binding protein, with amino-acid sequence MPDFAFRRYALPSLVAGWLALLACGALATDLQILADENRPLSFSENGQTKGLGVVVVQEIQRRVGNKNTIEIQPWTRAYRAVSSEPNVAIFAMARTAAREELFQWVGPISASRASLYGKRGSGLAIASLDDAKSVERIMVVRDFYTHQLLQKLGFTNLELVPKPETMVKMALNDRAPLMFTSNVTLPDLLEKAGAQPNDLELLYTVTSIQTYIAFSATTSKDIVAKWQSALDSMKRDGSYAAIYAKWLPGETPTRIRPEPNVSP; translated from the coding sequence ATGCCAGATTTCGCCTTCCGCCGATACGCCCTGCCCAGCCTTGTTGCCGGTTGGCTGGCCCTGCTGGCCTGCGGTGCGCTTGCTACGGATTTGCAGATTCTGGCGGACGAGAACCGGCCCCTGAGTTTTTCTGAGAACGGCCAGACCAAGGGTTTGGGGGTGGTCGTGGTGCAAGAAATACAGCGCCGCGTGGGCAACAAAAACACCATAGAGATACAGCCGTGGACCCGTGCCTACCGTGCGGTCAGCTCGGAGCCCAATGTGGCGATCTTTGCCATGGCCCGCACGGCTGCCCGTGAGGAATTGTTTCAATGGGTGGGGCCCATCTCTGCGTCCCGGGCGTCGTTGTATGGCAAACGCGGATCGGGCTTGGCGATTGCCAGCCTGGACGACGCCAAGTCGGTCGAGCGCATCATGGTGGTGCGAGACTTTTATACCCACCAGTTACTGCAAAAGCTGGGCTTCACCAATCTGGAGCTGGTCCCCAAACCGGAGACCATGGTGAAGATGGCCCTGAACGACCGGGCTCCGCTGATGTTTACGTCCAACGTAACCCTGCCCGACCTGCTCGAAAAAGCCGGTGCCCAGCCCAACGACCTGGAGCTGCTGTACACGGTGACCAGCATACAGACCTACATCGCCTTCTCTGCCACAACCTCCAAGGACATCGTGGCCAAGTGGCAGTCTGCACTGGACAGCATGAAACGTGATGGCAGTTACGCCGCCATTTATGCCAAGTGGCTGCCAGGCGAAACGCCAACGCGCATCAGGCCCGAGCCCAACGTTTCACCCTGA
- a CDS encoding alpha/beta fold hydrolase, translated as MIFTVNNYSTYCYTGGKALDPAKPTVVFIHGVLNDHSVWNLQSRYLANHGYNVLAVDLPGHCRSAGEAPSSVEEAADFIAALLDAAGVQKAALVGHSWGSLIALEAASRLKERVTHLVLVGTAFPMKVSPVLIETSLNEPLKALNMINVFSRSTLAAPPSALGPGTWVFGNSMALGKRVLASNTAVNVFHRGFVACDRYANGDAAMEALTCPVLFVLGEQDQMTAAKAAQPLIAKAKTSGKAVQVVNLPVGHHQMTETPDNTLFAIRDFLRTPSA; from the coding sequence ATGATCTTCACCGTCAACAACTACTCGACCTATTGCTACACCGGCGGCAAGGCGCTTGACCCGGCCAAACCCACGGTCGTGTTCATACACGGCGTACTCAACGACCACAGTGTGTGGAATCTGCAAAGCCGCTACCTGGCCAACCATGGCTACAACGTGCTGGCTGTCGACCTGCCCGGCCACTGCCGCAGCGCCGGCGAGGCGCCGTCGTCGGTAGAAGAAGCCGCCGACTTCATCGCCGCCTTGTTGGATGCGGCGGGTGTGCAAAAGGCCGCGCTGGTGGGGCACAGCTGGGGCTCACTGATTGCGCTGGAAGCGGCATCGCGGCTCAAGGAACGTGTCACCCACCTGGTGCTGGTGGGCACGGCGTTTCCCATGAAGGTGTCGCCGGTGCTGATAGAGACATCGCTCAACGAGCCGTTGAAGGCGCTGAACATGATCAACGTGTTCTCGCGCAGCACGCTGGCCGCGCCACCTTCGGCACTGGGGCCTGGAACCTGGGTGTTTGGCAACAGCATGGCGCTGGGCAAACGTGTGCTGGCCAGCAACACGGCCGTCAACGTCTTCCACCGTGGTTTTGTGGCCTGCGATAGATATGCCAATGGGGATGCCGCCATGGAGGCCCTCACCTGCCCGGTGCTGTTTGTGCTGGGTGAGCAGGACCAAATGACGGCCGCCAAGGCCGCGCAGCCGCTGATTGCCAAGGCAAAAACCAGCGGCAAGGCGGTGCAAGTGGTCAACTTACCCGTAGGCCACCACCAAATGACCGAAACGCCGGACAATACGCTCTTCGCCATCCGCGATTTTTTACGCACCCCATCTGCCTAG
- a CDS encoding O-acetylhomoserine aminocarboxypropyltransferase: MPGYADPGFDTLALHAGASPDPTTGARATPIHLTTSFVFESSEHAQSLFNLERAGHVYSRISNPTNAVLEQRVAALEGGIGAITTASGQAALHLSIATLMGAGSHIVASTALYGGSQNLLHYTMRRFGIETTFVKPGDMDGWKAAIQPNTKLLFGETVGNPGLDVLDIPTVSAIAHEAGVPLLVDSTLTSPWLMKPLELGADLVYHSATKFLSGHGTVVGGIVVDGGSFDWARSYERTGKFEELAAPYAGFHNMNFSEESTVGAFLLRARREGLRDFGACMSPHTAWLILQGVETLGLRMERHMRNTEKIVQFLASQPFVDRVGHPLLESHPSHALAQKLLPRGAGSVFSFDLKGNREQGKKFIETLKVFSHLANVGDCRSLVIHPASTTHFRMTDEALAGAGITQGTIRLSIGLEDADDLIDDLKRALKVAEKAA; encoded by the coding sequence ATGCCCGGCTACGCCGACCCCGGTTTTGACACGCTGGCCCTGCACGCAGGCGCATCACCCGACCCGACCACGGGTGCAAGGGCCACGCCCATCCACCTGACCACCTCGTTTGTTTTTGAGTCCAGCGAACACGCGCAATCGCTGTTCAACCTGGAACGTGCGGGACACGTCTACAGCCGCATCAGCAACCCGACTAATGCCGTACTGGAGCAGCGGGTAGCGGCACTCGAAGGCGGCATTGGCGCCATCACCACTGCCAGCGGTCAGGCCGCGCTGCACCTGAGCATTGCCACACTGATGGGCGCAGGTTCACACATTGTGGCCAGCACGGCGCTGTATGGCGGTTCGCAAAACTTATTGCACTACACAATGCGCCGCTTTGGCATTGAGACCACCTTTGTCAAACCCGGTGATATGGATGGTTGGAAGGCCGCTATACAGCCCAACACCAAACTGCTGTTTGGCGAAACCGTGGGCAACCCCGGGCTGGATGTGCTGGACATTCCTACCGTCAGTGCAATAGCGCACGAGGCCGGTGTGCCGCTACTGGTGGACTCCACCCTCACCTCCCCCTGGCTAATGAAGCCTTTAGAACTGGGCGCCGATCTGGTCTACCACTCGGCCACAAAATTTTTGTCTGGCCACGGCACGGTGGTGGGCGGCATCGTCGTCGACGGCGGCAGTTTTGACTGGGCCCGGTCCTACGAACGAACTGGCAAATTCGAAGAGTTGGCCGCGCCTTATGCCGGCTTTCACAACATGAACTTCAGCGAGGAAAGCACGGTAGGCGCCTTCCTGCTGCGCGCGCGGCGCGAAGGCCTGCGCGACTTTGGCGCGTGTATGAGCCCGCACACCGCATGGCTGATCTTGCAAGGTGTGGAGACGCTGGGCCTGCGCATGGAGCGCCACATGCGCAACACCGAGAAGATCGTGCAGTTCCTGGCCAGTCAGCCTTTTGTGGACCGCGTGGGCCACCCCCTGCTGGAGAGCCACCCCAGCCATGCGCTGGCGCAAAAACTGTTGCCACGCGGCGCGGGCTCGGTGTTCAGTTTTGACCTCAAGGGCAACCGCGAGCAAGGCAAGAAGTTTATTGAGACGCTGAAGGTGTTCAGCCACCTGGCCAATGTGGGGGACTGCCGCAGCCTGGTGATCCACCCCGCCAGTACCACCCACTTTCGTATGACGGACGAGGCGCTGGCCGGCGCCGGCATCACCCAGGGCACGATTCGCCTCTCCATTGGGCTGGAAGACGCCGATGACTTGATTGACGACCTGAAGCGGGCCCTGAAGGTGGCGGAGAAAGCAGCATGA
- a CDS encoding CBS domain-containing protein, giving the protein MKVSDILRVKGSTLYTTTPEDTLADAAQLMAEKDIGSLVVISHGLVVGMLTFREVIQATVKNGGTFGTTTVYRAMDSGPLICTMETELDEVRRMMLERHARYMPVINNRMLMGVISFYDVAKTVVDSQNFENKMLKAYIRDWPEGEGGDAAAKV; this is encoded by the coding sequence ATGAAAGTCAGCGATATTCTGCGCGTCAAGGGCAGCACGCTTTACACCACCACCCCAGAAGACACGCTGGCCGATGCCGCCCAACTGATGGCCGAAAAGGACATTGGATCGCTGGTGGTGATTTCACATGGTCTGGTCGTCGGCATGCTGACTTTCCGCGAAGTGATTCAAGCCACCGTCAAAAACGGCGGCACCTTTGGCACCACCACGGTCTACCGCGCCATGGACTCCGGTCCGCTGATCTGCACCATGGAAACCGAGCTGGACGAAGTGCGCCGCATGATGCTGGAGCGCCATGCACGTTACATGCCAGTCATCAACAACCGCATGCTGATGGGCGTGATCAGCTTTTACGACGTCGCCAAGACCGTGGTTGATAGTCAGAATTTTGAGAACAAGATGCTGAAGGCCTACATCCGCGATTGGCCTGAGGGTGAAGGCGGGGACGCTGCTGCAAAGGTTTGA